The Porites lutea chromosome 11, jaPorLute2.1, whole genome shotgun sequence genome contains the following window.
ACCAGTAATAAGTGCTGGTCCTATACAGTGTCTGAGGAGGTTTAATGGTCATTGGTTAAACAGGTGCTTCCATTATTGTGGCAGAGTTTGAAGAGGTATCCTGAGAGAATGTTTAGAAATTCTATGGGCTGGCTGGATATTGCACATAAGCTTTAGaaggtcaggggcacccaacgactgttttctgtaaaatgtctgttcggagaagcaaaaattgcctagaattttctatagcttgaggaaggctaaaaatttctagatgaccgtttcattcattttcaattttcgtAACATAtcttataaattccctacgattttctaaagtttaatttttcgcatttcagTACCCAAGTCagcctatttttcgtagaaaaaggaaacgtAACTCGGATTCACAAGTGCGATTAAGAGAGGAAtcaaaaaaattctcactttcgtaaaacttaaaattgcatctaaaatttcgTGGAAAATAATAGGAGGCCCTTGTAGTTTCGAAAACACTCAAGTTGCCCTTGGACGACCaaacagaaacaaattttatagcgccgcttagaatacatttctagagatctgaAAGTACCCtgggtagcctaaaaagtgtttttaatacatttaggaggaaaccatcgttgggtgtccctggaAGGTATACAACCTGGATGCCTTTCTAAGAAATGTAAGACTTACGTTTCAAAATATTAGTACACATATTAGTTCAAATATTAGTTCAAATATTGCTTTAATATCCACGTGATGTCCATTCTTTTGTGGAGTATCAGGAGTACCCAAAGAACTTTTTTCGCAAAATTGATTATACAATGTCGTTAACGCTAGCAGAGTACTTTTACGTCAACCTatgttaatatttaactttcctgggaaaaaaataCCCGCTCTTCACTGCTAGCCAGCAAGACtttcagaaaattaaaatcccagCCAGCAATCATGTTTGACGGTTTTTTGCCAGCcagcaaggtaaaaaaaaattccgcaaTCCCAGCCAGTGTGAAACGGAATTCGGTGTTTGCCAGCCAGCGGTAGCAGAAGCAAGTTATGAGCCAGCGTTCACAAAATGGATTTTGATGTTGTCGTTAAATTTTACTCTTGTTTCaaattgtattttcttttgacttAATTAAGTCATCATCATACATTGCCGTGtcataagaaaataaaataaaaactgaaccTTGCCAACATATCTACATCTCTATACATGTAAATCCACTTATGTCAGGGTCGCTttacaagaaaacaaactttcgCACCTCAACACTGATTCCAACCACTTCCAttgtaaaaacacaaaatacTATTGAACAATGTAGCTGGCCACAAACAGGATGTATACAAAGCAAAAACCAAAATCTACAAACCAAAGCGAAGACCGGAATAGTGAATAAGACAAGGCTCTTGcaataatgagaaaaaaaacatataggCGCATGTATTTTGACAGGTACTATTCATGGGTATCACAGCTCAAGCATCTTAAACATATTCATGTACAGGAAAGAAACCCAACCAATACAAGTACTGTCAGTGGATATTGGCTCTAGTTGGTCTCCAGATTGCAAGTAGCGTGATGTTACACCCCGGAAGAGGTACTTCCTATAATGccctatacagggaggctccgccctaAAATGGTACCTTTTGCAGGTTTCGGGTACATTGGAACCCACTCTACTGACACCCGCTTAATATATAACGTACATAACGGACAATTTCGTCTGTCccaaagaaaacctttttttttcgctaaaaTCAATCTGCCTGATACAGGCACCAGTTAATCATAAACCCCGCTTTACAGACACTTGTATGTTATTTATGGCTCATTGTTTATGACTGAATGCAGATCTTGACAGTAACAATCTTACAGAAATGGTAAATGACCTTTTAAATGTTATATCGGTTAATCGAGTTATTCTGGCTTACGGAACAGCGTTCTTGAAGCGATCAATAAATTTCAATGGCTGAATGTATACACGAAACGAAATGTTAAGGTATTAGTGTTCGCGTTTTTGTTTAATAAGGGATGATTTATACGGTCAGTTCTCAAATTCCATGAGACAAATCTCTGTGCCTTTATACAGATATTTTTTTATGGAAACAAAATGGTTTGCTTAAGTTTTATCGACTACTGTAGTTATCAAATGCGATTCATTCCGCTGAACACACAAgccatttcatttttgtaatcCTTTGCTGTGGTAAGTAATCTAGCGTGTTTTGCGTGTCTAAGGGCCTCTTAACATGGAGGTGGGAGACcacaggtaggtgaggtaacccgcttaggtggggtaactcgcctgtccatacaatctctcattttaatgttatcacgtttacatgttaggtggggtaacccgccacatgttacctcacgtacctggggtcccccaccttcatgtaaacaggccctaatacTTAAATTGCACGCTAATTTTGCTATAAAACGCCACTTACCCTGACATATAGCGtgctaaaagaaacaaaaggtttGCTAAGTGCTGTTTACTAAAACAAAGCCAAGTGCAGCCTGCTTTGTTGTAGCAATTTAATATGCCCATCATATCCATGAACTAAGGCGCGCTAAGCGAGTCATGCAAGCGTGTCGTTAGCGTGCTTTAGCATCAAAATTCTGTGGAGGGACACATTTTGCCTCTTGCAAACTATAAGCGTCAGTACCAAGTAAAGGCACGGAGTCTATTGTCGTGTTTCAAATTAAAGCAAttcttgaaagttatttttagattgAAAGTATAATAAACGATCGTGACGTTTCTTTGGGGTGACCTGGTTGGTAGTTACAGATAAGAATTAATCAACGTTTTCTCTTAAAATGCGACTTGTCAGACACCGGCTGAGCTCTGTTTTAACAACCGATCTAAGATGTCTTCGCCACAAGTCGGTCgcttcaagttttttttaaaaaactttgacTTTGCCGCCTCAGTGAGAGAGTAATTAAAAACTTCCTTAGCAACTTCACAGGCAATGTCTATGACCCTAAAACGGCTCAGTTAACACCGAAAATTATtttatacagtcgactcccgataacacgaaccttcaagggaaatcgaaaaaagttcgagttatcgggagttccaGTTATCGAGAGCTCGAACAAAATAGCCGAAactaaggtaaaaaacagtttttactgcacagtgaacgttttaatcacatttaatagGAGATAAGTcacgtgaaaattaaaagatacttctagattataaatcagaacgtaacgtaacaaaacatagcctaaatactgagcatgcgttttactgttttgagaagtaaagctgcttcacgttagcccctgacaatcaacatcagcctccattAGTAAACTTTACCCCTACAACACGataataggaaatccaaaattcaatgtttcggacgccagtagacggcttttttcccgactttttaaggggtcaaaacatggttcgagttatcgagggtaaaattatatagaaaatgacctgaagggaaacgaaaattggttcgagttagccgGAGTACGAGTTATctagggttcgagttaccgagggtaaaattacagtgaatgtatcaggggcggatccaggattttttttaggagggggtgcactcgtctcttgctctacttcaacaccaagaaaccacttttttttttggcagaataccagttgtattagaaaaccgcaggtcatctcaaggggggggggtccccctagatccgcccctgtgtatgacggaaatcgaggggaaatcgatttggttcgagttagcacgagcttcgagttagcgagggttcgagttatcgggagtcgactgtatttattagtgtaagaattaaaaatttaatCCCTAACATTCTACAACTTTTGTTTTACTCCTTATCGTGCCGAGTTGTTAACGATACAACCAAACAACTTTTAATAGTTAACACTATTAAATACCATTAAAAATACATCCATGAAGGCTCTACTTCTACGTTTTGTCTCCGAGCAGCACAAAACCGATGGTGAAAGCTGAGCTAGGCCTAAAGGTAAAGCAGACACCTTGTACTCTGACCGCATTCAAAAGGAGAATTCAAAGGTACAAATCCTGAAAatgattaatttaaaaaaccctGGAATCATTGATTGAAAATCGTCGTGGACTTAAACGCTGGGTTCTGCTTCAGTTGAACTGAGTTGATATAGTTGCTTTCCGCTTTGCTGAAACAGTAAAACTTCCCTAGTAACTCAAcagaaaaagttaaacaaacaCTTCAGTTTAAAGCAATTAAAAGTATTAAGTattcttttcaatatttttgaaGACCAAATGGTGTCTTAATTGGAACTAgacaaaaagttaaaagttttaGTTCCcatatttacattttattttctcttatgcactgtgtagtgctgtATATGACTTCTGTCACAAAAAGTTCTTTGACAGAGATGAGGGAACCGTGAAAAAATCCAGCTCAACCGAACATATCCCTTTCAAAAGATTTATTCCAAGTTTTTTGCAGGCCAAAGGAAATTAAAACACCTTTCTAATAGCATTATCCGTCAGTATGACCTTCATTCTTGGGAGTTCGTGATAAAAGCGCAGCTGAATGGCTCCAGAGGCCTCAGGCTATGGAACCTATGACCCATAATGGACCTAACTGCATACCACGCTTTGCATTACGCCATTTATCAGTTCCTCCATAAGAAGATTTGAGCTTACGGTTTTCTTACTTTTCatacactttttaaaaaaacaaaaccaaatgaGAGAAGGAAAGCTTTTTGGCAGTAGTCAATTAAAAACTTGTAGGTTTAAGGTCTTACTTAACAAGGTAGTCAAAAGAGATTCATAAGCTCTAAAAGAACCGCTACAATGATTGACAGAACATTGATACATGACTCGTAGATTTCAATCCATTGTTTCATATTGGTTGGTCTTATTAGTCGTTCTAATTTTGATTGACGGAAGAGTAAAAAGTTAATACTTAATATCTTTTGCTTCAGAGTTCGCTTGTCATTTTGCTAGAAAGAAGGTAGGTGTTaagttatttaaacaaagtctaactCAGATAACGGTAGAAAAAATAAGTGTGTCTTACAAACCTATTTATAATAAGCGGCTTGTTTTCAGTTGAGGGCTGTAACTGCGTAAAGCCTGGTTGGCCAGACCAATACCCAGGATCTTTTAACTGAGGAAGAGTATACTAAGTATTCTTTGCCTACAAACAGATAGCACTTCACTTGACTCAAAAAGTAATGAAGAAATAGTTGATCTCGTCAATATGGGAAAATCTATTGTGGTGTGTTGATACTTGCGCACCATTAAAATTTAGCCTACATCACTAATCATTCTAGGCaaagttgaaaataattaagagcgccattttattttaaaacatcgTTAAAtctctgtttttattttcttataacCGGCCAACCTAGATGTTTTTGCCCTTAGTTATTCCcgcaatttttaaaactttttttatttactctTCTGAAGTGGAGGCAGTTTCCGCTTCAGGGCGAGACAGTAAAACTACCCTAGCTGAACTAAACAGgcaaagtttttaaataaacaattcAGTTATAACCGATAATCTTTTCAGGTTTTTTGAATACAGAAACTGGATTGAATTCGGCATTTCTTTTCCCTGGTGAGTAGGTGCTACTCGTGTCGAGTAAGTTATGATGcgaacaaattttaaaagcaaaggCGGAAAATTTTCAGTTTGCGTCTACTGGTCAATTATAAAGCTCTACTAAAGCCTACATTCTACTACCAGGTTTCGATATATCTAGCTATATGTACCCTCCCAccgaaagtgaaattttaggATTATCAACTGAATAAATTACTAGATTCAAAACATGAGTCCCGAAATGATCAAAGTGACGTGGGCTTTCTATGTCAGAATGAATTGATATTGGTTGACTGAGAGTCAGTAGAACTTTCCTAGGAACTCAATCGACAAAACTTGTTAACACAAATAACAGTAATAGAGATCACTTAATTCATTGATTTAAATCAGACTgattttttgaattttagtaTTCTACAACATTTTTGTCTGTCTATGTGAAAGTGCTAATCTTGCCAGCGTTACACATTTATTAAAGGGCAAATACAAAGATACTAAAGATGCCAACACAACGTCTGTCCGCAAAAAATGTTCGAAGAATTTCAGCCTCTGCCTCAGACCATCATAAAAGCTACCTCCTCCGAACAAATCATTAAAAACACGATGGCACATTGGTAGTTTCAAGGCAGCCGTATAAATCATCAAAGTGATCGTTAGCTAAGGTGCGTTCTGTTTCAACAATTGATATTGGTGCATGTTTCCGCTTCATGATGAAGCAGTAAGACTTCCCTAGCAactcaaaaaagggaaaatttataAACAAATAGCTACAGTCATAACCATAAGTATTcaaagtaattttctttttcatatggGAGCAGCACAGATTTGCTCAGCACTGAGCCACATTAGACACACTTGAGGGTGGAAAGAGGAAACCATCGTCGccacttttgaaataatttaaGGAAGCTAAGAGCATCAGGTTTTCATAGAAATATtagcaaaggaaagaaagaactCAGAAAGGTCGTGTTACCGAAAGATTATCTGAACACATTCAGTGCCAGAATCATCAAAGTGGTCTTTAATTTAAAATCAATCCTAAAATCCTTGTGTTctgttttaaaattaaccaATATTCAGGGTTGACTGACAGAGTAGAACGTTCCTAGTTAAACTCCATCGGCagagcttcttaacaaaagcaACAGTAAAAGTAGAAAGTAATCGgagatttcttaaaattattgATTTCAATCAGGCTGATGTTGTGAATTTAGCATTCAACAACATTTTTAACTGTACAGTCATACCAGTCACGGACATTGAGGGggtcatagaaagtgtccatataaGGGCTTTCCTTTCCcaagggacaaagcaaactgtccgtaataatgaggtgtccgtattaagcgggtgtccgtaaaggaGGATTTGACTGTATACGTGAAAGTGATGATCGTGCTTTCGTTACGCATTCATTACTGCgctttcacaaacatgcgaactctaaagttcaaaagccgcgttcacaattgcgtttttcgctgccgtcaatcataattaccatcacaagcaacgaaccttgaaacacagaaacacacaaaacgaatcgaaatccaccaatcacgaatcccaaaccttgaccttttgaacccgttaaagtaaagttttgtttcctatggggtccgttaagatgattgacggtaGCGAAAAACGTAATCGTCGGTTGGCTTTTGAatttcagaattcgcatgtttgtgaaaagcgcagtaaagagaaaaagcaaatatgCAAACACAGAACGACAGTCAAAGAGGTTCAAAAAATATCCGCAGAAAATCAGCCGTCATAAAAGGCTTCTTCTCCATTCGTCTGCCAACGGCTCTTTTTTACATGATAGCGGATCATCATAATTAATAGATTCAAACAGCCCTGTAATCATCAAAGTGTTCGTTAACTCAAGTGGGTGCGTTCTACTTCACAGTTAAAACCctgggatttttttttcatatgtgAGAAACTCAGATGTGTTTAGTAGCCACGTTAGTGATTCTTCAATAGTGGAGTTTTCATGGAAATATTGGCAAACGAAAAACCTCAGAAAAGTCGTGTTACGGTTTTCTTTGATGATAAAAAACAGCCCTTGCCAAATCTCATAATCAATTTGCTTTTGCGCTAACTTCACATACAGCCAAAGAGGTGAAGAAAACATGATATCGAGAATGTCAACTAATTTCACTTAATgcttcaaaaaattaattattagaATGTTTATATTTGATTAAAAAGGGGGGATAGTAAGCAATTAGCCCTACCTTTCTACACCATATTTTAACACAGATaaatttttagattttgttttctctatTTCTATATAGTGTAATTTAGGGGTGTAGGGAGGAGGCAAGGTAATtaactaaataataataaactgttAATAAAAGTAGTCAGATCACCAAGATTGCTTACAAAAGTATCGTTAGGATGTCATTCATGTCTTTTCGTCTCATCCTTGAATATTATGGTGGATTAAGTGTTTTACTCTTTATCCTGTTTTAATACAACTCCATGATGGACTGACATTTCATCTACAGATGGGTAgaaatacagtggaagctctcttaACGAACACTCCTCTGAGTGGCCGCCGCAGACACTCTCAGGGTTTACGACTtagattttggcttttttttgtaatttattaatttttatttgaagttttcattttaaagagtacacttaaagtaaaaaggaaaaacaaacgaacaaacaaaacaaaaagacaaaaaaagaaaaaactattacAGCAGACATTATCTAAGTTGATAGAAAGTACTTGCCTTTATGTTTGTGTACAATATTCAAATGTTAAATTAGATCACATATTGATTAACTTTTCCCACTTACTAACACGTTTACTTAATGTGGCTCTTTTCCTGGCAATGTAAAGTTCAATGTTGTAAACACGCCTAGTCCTAACAATGAACCCCTGAGGGGAGGGCATACCCTTTTGACATTTTTGCGAATAAATTTAGTAATTCCCAAGCAATAAAATATGATTAACTAGAAGGAAATCATCTACGACATCAAATTTACCGAAGATTATatcctctttttttaaattctcaacaataatattaataaataaataaataaaatgaaaaacgttACAGAGAGTAAAGGTATACAAATTATGAAAATCACACAGAAAATCATTtacaattattatataaaaccagaaactcataaggggttgaaacgtgtaactcttatatgtttgttttgtccgatgctcgtgattattcattttgaaaagtatcatatttggaacgagaagaagagataactgaccaatcaaactttgtaaacaacgtgacgtaattttactttacgttcccgcgcccgcttaaaaaaatggccgacaaacgggggcaaaaactcccgaaagccgagaatgctttcaaaggttgaaaccaggaatattaccgaactactgagcaggatattattgccttaccacccgggccaaacgtaacattatgaaacccattgacgtcctcgcaacttcttgaagttgtcacttcaaaaaacgatgcctcgttgaccctctgcacagtaaacttatactgcaattCTTATATTActagtctagaataaacagtaaagactattttcgaataaaattcagtagctgcgtatcgaaaagtgtccaaaacctgaacctgacatcttcgcaaaaagtgatgcgtgtaagTAATGTGAGAAGGATTTAACTCATTCTGTTAAGCTTAAATTCAACTTGGATGtggtcacgatcgtgttttgagctaatagggactttaagatacaAGAACGCGGACGTCATCAAAGACGCCGTAGCCGCGTGGGGCCTGTGTCGAGGACGCCGTGTTTGTGGCGGGAAAAATAAGTTAAGATGGCGGGATTCAGCGACGCGGCCACTTATtgatagaaaagaaaagtagcaaatttgtttttctctccgAAGTAACAGATACTAATTATATTAGTGTTTTTAGTGCAAATGGCGACTTTTAAAGAAACCCGAGAAGTTTTGCTTGCTAGCTATGCCTGTGGTATCATTACGGATgaggaattttctttacttttcgaAGAAAACAGTTCAAGCAACTTAGATTTCCCTTACGACAACTACCCGCCGTTCAATCTGGAGAGCCAAAGTGAAGCTGAGTGTAGGGCGAACTTCAGGGTTGAAAAGCACCACATTCCTCTGGTAGAAGATGTTCTTCAAATTCCACAATTCTTCGTATGCGACCAGGGAACGGTTTGCGAAGGAACAGAAGGGCTTTGTATGCTTTTAAAGCGATATGCCTTTCCTTGTCGATACTCCGACATGATACCTATTTTTGGACGACCGGTTCCAGAACTTTGTATGATAAGCAACACCGTAACAGACTGGATTTATGCGCATCATAGCCACAGAATCACGCAGTGGAACCAAACCATTTTAAATCCACTGGAGCTCGAAAAGTATGCGGAAGTTGTTTTCAACAAAGGTGCGCCACTAAGCAATTGCTTTGGTTTCGTAGATGGAACCGTGCGCCCAATTACTCGACCTGGGGAAAACCAGCAAATACTCTACAACGATCACAAACGCGTACATGGATTAAAGTTTCAGTCCTTGGTCCTACCAAATGGGTTAATTGCACACTTGTATGGTCCAGTAGGTAAGCCACACTGctaacaaactaaaaataatattttagctTGCAAGCCTCCACTTCAGTTACCCTACAAACAAACCTACTACAGGAAGAtctaaaattgctttcattaCTTACTCTTTATTAAGTCTCCTCCCAATTACTATGCTTATTATAAGAAGAAGGGTTAAAACAATTGTGAGAAAAGCAAATTCGAATTTCACGGGCTTTTCCATTGACCACCCTCACCCTCACCCCCCACCGGCCCATTTTCTCTTACCACTCTCTGTCAGTAAAGAAGTAAACTGCATGGATAGCATATCAACACTGCTTTCTTTTTATTAACTTAAGTTTCTTATCTTGTCTAAACAGAAGGTAGGAGGCATGACGCAGCAATGTTGGCAGAGTCTGGCCTTTACAACAGTCTCCGGGCGCATGCTGTCTCAACAACTGGCCAACCGATGTGTATATACGGGGATCCAGCATATCCCCTTCGAATGCATCTCCAGGGACCTTTCCGGCAGCGAGTACTGACTCCCCAACAGCAAGCTTACAACAGTTCCATGAGTGCAGTTCGCTGTTCCGTTGAATGgcttttttctgatattttaaattatttcaaatttcttgaTTTCAAACGGAATTTAAAGATAGGGCTAAGCCAAGTaggcaaaatgtacattgtctGTGCAGtccttcaaaatgttttgacaTGCTTGTACGGTAATTCAACATCCCAGTTTTTTGACCTAGATCCACCTTCTCTAGAGCATTACTTTTCCTAATCATGCTGTTTTGTAACCACCCAACATAAGACCTAAAAACTGTTCTACGTTTATATGGGAAGATACCAAGAAAAGTAAATCAAtgtcaaataaaattaaacacaacGAATAACTTGGCTTTATTATGGCTGTCAGCATCAATTTAAATCCAGTCAtggaaaatgtaaatttttaaccTTCTAAACACGTCGAAATCAAGTCCAAACTCCAGTC
Protein-coding sequences here:
- the LOC140953129 gene encoding uncharacterized protein, encoding MATFKETREVLLASYACGIITDEEFSLLFEENSSSNLDFPYDNYPPFNLESQSEAECRANFRVEKHHIPLVEDVLQIPQFFVCDQGTVCEGTEGLCMLLKRYAFPCRYSDMIPIFGRPVPELCMISNTVTDWIYAHHSHRITQWNQTILNPLELEKYAEVVFNKGAPLSNCFGFVDGTVRPITRPGENQQILYNDHKRVHGLKFQSLVLPNGLIAHLYGPVEGRRHDAAMLAESGLYNSLRAHAVSTTGQPMCIYGDPAYPLRMHLQGPFRQRVLTPQQQAYNSSMSAVRCSVEWLFSDILNYFKFLDFKRNLKIGLSQVGKMYIVCAVLQNVLTCLYGNSTSQFFDLDPPSLEHYFS